In Candidatus Bathyarchaeota archaeon, a single genomic region encodes these proteins:
- a CDS encoding nucleotide-binding protein, protein MTSRNYTREIIQLEREIKDALNPSKLETINEVYEKGLSLITKVFGRNDEYYSDWKKIDIPRLVDCENFSKLTVGKLHAQQKMLSLCRLMVNELKSECIAISKTEKKIVFIAHGREKTPALELKDYLKDTLHLNAVIFDDAKKGKTSPTIIELLEKQMKNTAYAFITATPDDLGCLCKDIAEFKESRIGKRNMGVDKTTEMLAKLKTRARQNVVFEFGLFMGALGRERVCCLLNVNVKDKPTDIDGIIYEPFKESVRETFPQIYEKLKDPKIGLVKT, encoded by the coding sequence ATGACTAGTCGTAATTATACTAGAGAAATTATACAGCTGGAGAGAGAAATTAAGGATGCACTAAATCCATCTAAACTTGAGACGATAAATGAAGTCTATGAAAAAGGTCTATCTCTTATTACCAAAGTGTTTGGTAGAAACGATGAATACTATAGCGATTGGAAGAAAATAGATATTCCTAGATTAGTAGATTGTGAAAACTTCTCTAAGTTAACTGTCGGAAAACTTCACGCCCAACAAAAAATGCTGAGTCTCTGTAGGTTAATGGTAAATGAATTGAAATCAGAGTGCATAGCCATTTCCAAAACAGAAAAGAAAATAGTGTTTATTGCACATGGTAGAGAAAAAACTCCTGCACTTGAACTGAAAGATTATCTTAAAGACACACTCCACTTAAATGCAGTAATCTTTGATGATGCTAAGAAGGGAAAGACTAGTCCCACAATTATTGAGTTACTTGAAAAACAAATGAAAAATACTGCTTATGCTTTTATAACAGCTACTCCTGATGATTTAGGTTGCCTGTGCAAAGACATTGCTGAATTCAAAGAGTCGCGTATAGGAAAAAGAAATATGGGCGTAGATAAGACAACAGAGATGTTGGCTAAATTAAAAACTAGGGCTAGACAGAACGTGGTTTTTGAGTTTGGTTTATTCATGGGCGCACTAGGTAGAGAAAGAGTTTGTTGTTTGCTAAACGTTAATGTTAAAGATAAGCCAACAGATATTGACGGCATCATCTATGAGCCATTTAAGGAATCAGTAAGAGAAACCTTCCCACAGATTTACGAGAAACTAAAGGACCCAAAAATAGGCTTAGTTAAAACTTAG
- a CDS encoding nucleotide-binding protein, whose translation MAKLRYFHVFIRYHFNGRLNGYRILNLKEDAFMREIVKPYNEKRKIWIQGLSISPTQIEGIALFESGFSFSTDMFLENGAKIVEAPNEDLILAFSKGKISGVTEVTPLFLNSIPKNGLIVTQNDNSHKKTIFIVHGRNETPAYALQKHLTRDLGLDADMFEDFKRTLGSKTVIEALEEIKNRIDFAFIIATPDDYGCLVEDYCNCEKGILLNGKVTAKDVKALESQLSTRARQNVGFEFGLFIGALGRERVCCLMQMGIKEPPSDLSGVLYEEFNKRVNEKFTDMDAKLRKIGLIK comes from the coding sequence ATGGCTAAGCTTAGATACTTCCATGTTTTTATAAGATATCACTTCAATGGAAGACTGAATGGTTATAGAATACTAAATCTTAAAGAAGACGCTTTCATGCGTGAAATTGTAAAACCATACAATGAAAAACGAAAAATTTGGATACAGGGCTTATCAATAAGTCCAACTCAAATTGAAGGCATAGCACTCTTTGAAAGTGGTTTCTCATTTAGCACGGATATGTTTCTTGAAAATGGGGCAAAAATAGTAGAAGCACCAAATGAAGATTTGATATTGGCTTTTAGTAAGGGAAAGATTAGCGGAGTCACTGAAGTAACGCCCCTTTTTCTTAATTCAATCCCTAAAAATGGATTGATAGTTACTCAAAATGATAACTCACACAAAAAGACCATCTTTATTGTCCATGGCAGAAACGAAACCCCTGCGTATGCATTACAAAAACATCTTACTAGAGACTTAGGCTTAGATGCGGATATGTTTGAAGATTTTAAGAGAACTCTTGGAAGCAAAACTGTTATTGAGGCTTTAGAAGAAATTAAAAATCGAATAGATTTTGCCTTCATAATAGCTACACCTGACGATTATGGTTGTTTGGTTGAAGATTATTGTAACTGCGAAAAAGGTATTCTATTAAATGGAAAAGTGACAGCTAAAGATGTTAAAGCTCTAGAGAGTCAACTTAGCACTAGGGCACGACAAAATGTGGGATTTGAATTTGGCTTATTCATAGGGGCGTTGGGAAGAGAAAGAGTTTGTTGCCTCATGCAGATGGGTATAAAAGAACCTCCTAGTGACTTAAGCGGAGTTCTCTACGAAGAGTTTAACAAAAGAGTAAATGAGAAATTCACAGACATGGATGCTAAACTTAGAAAGATAGGTTTAATTAAATAA